ACATCACCTTTAATAACCACCCGCAGCTCGCGCAAATCGCCTTCGGCAATGGTATCGTAAAGGTTACTTAAAGTAACTTTCCTACTGCTCTTGGCCCCTTCCATGCGCCGTAAGTCGCGCCGTTTGGCCGAAATACTGCTGGCCGTTCGCTCATCGATGGTAACCTGAAAGGGGTCGCCGGCCTCCGGCGCGCCTTCGCTAAAACCGGTAATTTCCACGGGGTCGCCGGGATAAGCTATCTTAATTTTTTCGCCGCCATCATTATAAATGGCACGCACTTTACCAAAATCGACACCGGCTACAAAGGGGTCGCCAATTTTAAGCTCGCCTCTGCTGATTAATACCGTAGCGGCAATACCGCGCCCTTGGTCGATACGTGCCTCGATAACGGTACCTTCGGCACGGCCGCTAAAGCTGGCTTTAAGCTCCATCACTTCGGCTTGTAATAAAATAGCCTCAATAAGTTTATCAATACCCTCTTGCGTATAGGCCGAAATAGGCACAAACATAGTTTGCCCGCCCCAATCTTCGGCAATTAAACCGTAGTCGCTAAGTTGCTGTTTTATTCTATCGGGATTAGCATTAGGTAAATCCATTTTATTTACCGCCACAATAATGGGCACTTCGGCGGCTTTTGCGTGGTCGATGGCCTCTAAGGTTTGAGCCATAATTCCTTCGGTAGCGCTAACCACCAGCACCACAATATCGGTAACTTTAGCGCCGCGTGCGCGCATCATTGTAAAGGCTTCGTGGCCCGGTGTATCTAAAAAAGTAACCTTTTGGCCGCTGGCAGTAGTAATAGCGTAAGCCCCGATATGCTGGGTAATGCCGCCATGCTCGCCGGCCACCACATTACTGCTACGGATAGCGTCAAGAGTTTTGGTTTTACCGTGGTCAACATGGCCCATAATGGTAACGATAGGCGGCCGCTGTTTAATAGCCTCTTCGCTTATTTCCTCACTGGCAATAACTACTTCATCGTATAAACTAATTACTTTAACTTTACAGTTATATTCGGTAGCCAATATTTCGGCCGTTTCGGCATCTATCTGCTGGTTCATGGTAACCATCATGCCCATTGTCATTAATTTAGCAATTAAAACGCTGGCCTTTAAATTCATCTTACGTGCCAATTCGGCAACGGTAATTTGCTCCATAATATCGATAGAATCGGGGATAGGATTAATAGCAGCCTGTGCTTTACGTTTGTTAAATTGATAAGCTTTTTC
This portion of the Spirochaetaceae bacterium genome encodes:
- the infB gene encoding translation initiation factor IF-2; amino-acid sequence: MSDEKKVNARLIKKQDNGANEQPLQDKTASGEAKPKRKVVVVKKVRKPEVKERGGDGKDKATEAGSAVKVATLESKPRVVARAGNLAGGLPLKNERPANPERRGNFTRPDNRERPAGSRPYNNSSAGGSGERRFPSSSAGAGSSYNNNRSSGGYNRPTGAGTRPNSSGGAPRFGGQGGGRFNNNSAAPTVLPEAVKRTGAKVFKGKKNTPKEQYDSEKAYQFNKRKAQAAINPIPDSIDIMEQITVAELARKMNLKASVLIAKLMTMGMMVTMNQQIDAETAEILATEYNCKVKVISLYDEVVIASEEISEEAIKQRPPIVTIMGHVDHGKTKTLDAIRSSNVVAGEHGGITQHIGAYAITTASGQKVTFLDTPGHEAFTMMRARGAKVTDIVVLVVSATEGIMAQTLEAIDHAKAAEVPIIVAVNKMDLPNANPDRIKQQLSDYGLIAEDWGGQTMFVPISAYTQEGIDKLIEAILLQAEVMELKASFSGRAEGTVIEARIDQGRGIAATVLISRGELKIGDPFVAGVDFGKVRAIYNDGGEKIKIAYPGDPVEITGFSEGAPEAGDPFQVTIDERTASSISAKRRDLRRMEGAKSSRKVTLSNLYDTIAEGDLRELRVVIKGDVHGSVEALKQALEKLSNSEIKLVVLRAAAGAIVEQDITLASASNAIVIGFQVRPTTKAQAVADAEKVEIRKYTLIYEAVEDITLAMEGMLSPELREEVTGTAEIRKVFSSSKIGLIAGCMVTKGFITRKSNIHVIRDNVVIAAVKVLGLKR